One window from the genome of Pedobacter schmidteae encodes:
- a CDS encoding RNA polymerase sigma factor yields MTIIDLQHETEEKLLLQIRSGNYQAFQELYDRHFDMLYGVAYNILREHSEAEDIIQDIFIWFWEHRSQWQLTSCKGYLLTAVKFKTASYFRKNKSREDFYKKLALQTSAELDASIELEIRQLKTLIQQSTSELPARCRQIFTLSRFEHLNNKEIAEKMGISEKTVEAQITIAIRKLRKNLGKASYVLFFFY; encoded by the coding sequence ATGACCATTATAGATTTACAGCATGAAACTGAGGAAAAACTACTTCTTCAGATCCGTTCAGGCAACTATCAAGCCTTCCAGGAGCTCTATGACCGTCATTTTGATATGCTTTACGGCGTAGCCTATAACATACTAAGGGAGCACAGTGAAGCCGAAGACATCATACAGGATATTTTCATCTGGTTCTGGGAACACCGAAGCCAATGGCAACTGACCAGCTGTAAAGGATATTTACTAACAGCAGTTAAATTCAAGACAGCCAGTTATTTCCGAAAAAATAAATCCAGGGAAGATTTTTATAAAAAATTAGCCTTACAAACATCAGCAGAACTGGACGCCAGTATCGAATTAGAAATCCGACAACTCAAGACGCTTATTCAGCAAAGTACAAGTGAGCTCCCCGCCCGCTGCCGGCAGATCTTTACATTAAGCAGATTTGAACACCTGAACAATAAGGAAATTGCGGAAAAAATGGGAATATCAGAGAAAACAGTTGAAGCCCAGATTACAATAGCCATCCGAAAACTCAGAAAAAATCTGGGAAAAGCCAGTTACGTTCTATTTTTTTTCTACTGA
- a CDS encoding FecR family protein, with protein MLKEQFIALATKVDEHSATDAELGLYLFYINNYGNQNPLWETLDPETREFIKIRNKQKILKRIDITAAPKVNKSRILWIWPGIAAAVILLISITGMLFYFKQKNTAADKFYVNDIAPGKSGATLTLANGKKIILSDRVNGELARESGLSIKKTADGQLIYVITDKSDLQLSPQETTNGTNTLSTANGETYRINLPDGSLVWLNAASSLSYSTALINQGKRIVNLSGEAYFEVAKDKAHPFIVRSGLQEIEVLGTHFNVNSYPEDRLMKTTLLEGSLRVSLPGKTDQPAVILAPGQQAALRNGKLNVGTVDTEMAIDWKNGYFNFNNETLDDIMNKLSRWYGVDIIYAEASLKQETFVGSINRYQKISKVLQLLQQTGIIRFNIEGKTIKISREE; from the coding sequence ATGCTAAAAGAACAGTTTATAGCACTTGCAACTAAAGTTGATGAACATAGTGCAACCGATGCGGAATTAGGTTTATACCTTTTCTATATTAACAACTATGGCAATCAAAATCCGTTATGGGAAACACTCGATCCGGAAACAAGGGAATTTATAAAAATAAGAAACAAACAGAAAATTCTGAAAAGGATCGATATTACAGCTGCACCGAAGGTAAACAAATCCCGTATTCTATGGATATGGCCAGGTATTGCAGCAGCTGTGATACTCCTAATCTCAATTACAGGAATGCTGTTTTACTTTAAACAAAAAAACACCGCTGCAGACAAATTTTATGTCAATGACATTGCCCCCGGCAAATCAGGAGCCACATTAACTCTGGCAAATGGTAAAAAAATCATTTTGTCAGACAGGGTAAACGGGGAACTGGCCAGGGAGTCTGGCCTGAGTATCAAAAAGACTGCGGACGGACAGCTGATCTATGTCATAACCGATAAAAGCGACCTGCAACTTTCTCCCCAGGAGACTACAAACGGGACCAATACCCTCTCTACTGCCAATGGGGAGACTTATCGTATAAATTTGCCCGATGGCTCCCTGGTTTGGCTGAATGCAGCTTCCAGCTTAAGCTATAGTACTGCCTTAATTAACCAGGGCAAAAGAATAGTGAATTTATCCGGAGAAGCCTATTTCGAAGTTGCCAAAGATAAAGCCCATCCTTTTATTGTCAGATCAGGTCTTCAGGAAATCGAAGTTCTGGGCACACACTTTAACGTCAATTCCTATCCTGAAGACAGGCTCATGAAAACAACATTACTGGAAGGATCACTACGGGTCTCTCTTCCAGGTAAGACAGATCAACCTGCAGTAATACTGGCACCAGGACAACAGGCAGCCCTGAGGAATGGAAAGCTAAACGTTGGTACTGTAGATACTGAAATGGCAATAGACTGGAAAAACGGGTATTTCAACTTTAATAATGAAACCCTTGATGACATCATGAACAAACTCAGCAGATGGTATGGAGTGGATATCATATATGCCGAAGCCTCCTTAAAACAGGAAACCTTTGTGGGCAGTATCAACCGCTATCAAAAAATCTCGAAGGTCCTGCAGCTGCTGCAGCAAACCGGGATTATAAGATTTAATATTGAGGGGAAAACTATAAAAATCAGCCGGGAGGAATAA